The genomic window CCTCCGCCTCGGCGTGGTGCATGCCGAACCACTCCATGACCTTCTCCGCACCCTCGAAGCAGAGGTAGGTGCCTCCGACGATGAGGAGGAACGGCAGCACCCAGGGGGCGAACGCCGTGAGCAGCAGGGCGATCGGGATGATGATGACGAACTTGTTGATGAGGCTGCCGCGGGCGATCCGCCACACGACCGGCAGCTCCCGAGCGGGGGTGAGCCCCTGCACGTACTGCGGGGTGACGGCCGCATCGTCGATGACGACGCCGGCGGTCTTCGCACTCGCCTTGAGGGCTGCGCTGAGGATGTCATCGACAACGGCGAGCAGGCCGACCGACATGTGCTTCTCCTTGGCTCGGGGTCACACCGCTGCGGGCTCTGCGGGGACGGAGTCCACAGTACTGTCGTGATCGCCGAAGGGTGTACTGCTGGACACTCCCTCGCCGACGTGCACGGCCGTAGCGTCGTCCGTATGCAGATCCAACCGAAACCCGCGACGATCAAGAACCCCGCCGAGCAGTTCACCGGCGATGTCTACCTCGACCTGCTGGCCGCGCCGCAGCAGGACGGCCAGCACATGGTGGTCGCGAAGGTGCGGTTCCTCCCCGGCGCCCGCACCGCATGGCACTCCCATGCCAACGGGCAGACCCTCCACGTCACCGAGGGAGTCGCCCTCATGGGCACGCGCGACGGTGCCGTTCTCGTCGTCCGGCCGGGCCAGACGGTCTACACCCCACCCGGCGAGGAGCACTGGCACGGAGCCACGCCCGACGACTACATGGAGCACCTCGCGATGTTCGAACAGGCGGACGACCCGGCAATGAGCACGACCTGGCTCGAGCACGTCGCCGAAGCCGACTACCACCGCCCCTGACCGACTGCCCGACCGCGGCCCCGCTTCTCCGTTGTGGAGAAGCGGGCGTCCTCCCCGGAGGTAGGGAGGCCTCCCTTCCATGCGGATGCCACCCCGGTACTGTTGGCACTCACGACAGATTGGGGATTTCGAATGGTCGAGACCACACCGCGCCGCTCACGGTCGGCCGTGCTCGCGCTGACCTTGACGATCGGAACGCTCGTCGCAGCGGCGATCATCGGCGGATACTTCATCATCGTCGGCGATCAGGCCGACATCGCCGGGCGGGTCTGGCTCACGCTGCTGCTGCTCGCGGCCTTCGTCGGTGCCGTGTCACTCGACGCCGCAGCAGGGCACGGGCCCAACAAGTGGTATCTCGCGGCGTCGACGTTGGTGAACATCTTCCTCGTCACCGTCGGCCTCCTGAAGCTGTGGAACGGGTGGCTCCAGCCGCCGAACACCTCCGACGGGTTCGTCTGGTCCACGCAGATCATGCTGTTCCTCGGCATCCTCATCATCGTGCGTCTGGCGCTCATCATCATTCAGGTGTACTTCCTCCACTTCGTCACCCGCGCCACGTCCACCGTGGTCAGGGCCACCGGCATCGTGACGATCGCGCTGATCATCGCCACGGTCCTCGTGCTCGTGCTGCCCATGGCGTTCCCCGAGGGCACTTGGGCGGATTGGTGGTGGCGCATCGCCGCGGCCACAACGCTCGCTGCGGCGATCTCCGCCGTGATCCCCGTCATCGTCCGGGCGTTCTCGCCGAAGCCGGAGGGCGAGCGGGTGACCTACGGGCAGCGGCCGTACCGCCCGGAGGTGTACCAGCAGGCCGCACCCGGCTACCCGGTTCAGAGCTATCCGGGGCAGCAGGGATACCAGGGCCAGCAGTTCTACCCGGGACAGCAGCCGCAGCAGTCGTATCAGGCCCAGCCGTACCCGCAGCCGCCGCGCCAGGGGCAGCAGCAGCCGTACGGCGGCCAGCCGAACCCCGGCCAGTACGGGCAGGGGCACCCCGGGCAGGGCTACCAGGGGCAGCCGTACCAGGGGCAGCCCGCACCGCAGCAGCCCACCCCGCCGCAGCCGGGCCAGCAGTGGCCCACGCCGTCCTGGCAGGGCTCCGCGCCCGGCCAGCCTGCTCCGGCACAGCCCGCGCCGCAACAGTGGGGCCCTCCGCAGCCGCAGGTTCCGTCGTCGCCGGTTCCGCCCGCGCCTCCGCAGCAGGACCAGGAGCGTCCGCAGGAGTCCCGCCCTCCGCAGGAGCCGAAGCAGCCGGCGGAGTCACAGCAGCCGGCGCAGCCGCAGAGCCCGCCGCCCGCCGAGTAGGCGAACCGACCACGAGCCGGCTGGCAGCCGACCGCTTCCAGCCGGCTCCGTCGTCGGTCGCATTCGGAGTCGGGTTCTGCTTGCGCACAACTGCGTAGCCACACCTGGCACGTCTTCGCCCAGCGGCGGATGTGGTGATGCGCTCGCCCCATGAGTATGGAATCGGCGCGGTGCGACCGCCCGCCGCTGGCTCCACACGATGGGTGACGATGCGCAAGCTCCTGAAGGTTCCACTGATCTCGATCGCCACGATCGCCGGCCTCGTCGCGGCGGGCCTCGCGACGACGAGCATCGTGAACGCCGTGGCGAGTTCGTCGGAAGCGGGCGAACTGCAGCCCTACGGGCAGACGGTCGACGTCGACGGCAAGGACATGAACGTCGTCATCAGTGGTTCCGGCGCCGAGACGATCGTCCTGCTGCCCGGGCAGGGCACCGCGGCTCCCGGCCTCGACTTCGAGCCGCTCGTCGACGAGCTCCGCGACCAGTACCGGGTGGTGGTCGTCGAGCCGTTCGGCTACGGCCTCAGTGATCAGACGGACGTGCCCCGGACCTCGGCCAACATCGCCGGCGAGGTGCACGCCGCCCTGCAGCACCTCGGCATCGACCGCTACGTCCTCGCAGGACACTCGATCGCCGGTGTCTACGCCCTCGAGTATCTGGAGCGGTTCCGCGCCGAGGTGACGGCGTTCATCGGGATCGATACGAGCGTCCCGACCCAGCCCGGAAGCGACGAGCCGACGCCGACGGACGGGGTCGAGGCGCTGCAGGCACTCGGCATCCTCCGCCTCCTCACCGCCATCGCGCCCGACCCGTACGAGGGCCTCCCGTACGACGCCGACACGAAGCGCCAACTCGCGATCCTGACGAACCGCAATGCGATGTCGCCGACGCTGCTCGACGAGATCGCCCACACGCCCGGCAACTTCCAGGCGGCCCGATCCCAAGCGTTCCCGGCCGACCTGCCGATCCTCATGTTCGTCGTCGGCGACGACCCGGAACTCTCCGACTGGGTGCCCCTCCACGAGGAGCAGCTCGCCGGAGTCGAGCGGGGTGAGCTCGTCCGACTCGACGGCGGCCACTACCTGCACCACACCGAGGCGACGGTGATGGGCGAGGACATCGAGCGGTTCCTCGCCGACACGCCGGGAGACTGAATCCCCGGCCGATCCGGGCTGGCGTGTCGTCGGATGTCGGGTTAGGCTCACTCTCTATCGAACGTATGTTCGAACGACGGGAGGCCACGCATGTTGATCACGAGCACCGAGATCGCGGTCTGGACGACGCCGGCAGGCGTGCCGGAGCGACTGTTCTGGGATGGAGCCCGGTACCTCGTCACCGACACCCCGACCCCGCTCGAGCCGAACGTCTCGTTCGTCACCCATCCGCCCGCGGCGACCCCCGCCTGGCGGTTCCAGGCGACCGCTGCAGACGGCCGGTCCTTCGTCTTCGACATCCGACTCGATGCCGCGCGCGGACGCTGGCAACTCCTCCGAGCGTACGAATGAACCGCTCAGACCGTCGCCCGGGTCGACGTCGCTCCGGCTGTCAGGCCGCCGGCTGCAACCGCACCACGATCGCCTTCGAGACCGGGGTGTTGCTGCGGTCGGCCGTCGAGTCGAGCGGGACGAGGACGTTCGCCTCGGGGAAGTACGCCGCGGCGCATCCGCGAGCGGTCGGGTAGGAGACGACGCGGAAGCCGCGGAGCTCCCGATCCGGCTGCCCGGCCCACTCGCTGAAGACGTCCACCGTCTGCCCGTCCTCCAGGCCGAGGTCGCGGAGGTCGTCCGGGTTGACGAAGACGACGTTCCGGCCCTTCTTGATGCCGCGGTACCGATCGTTCAGGCTGTAGATCGTCGTGTTGAACTGGTCGTGTGAACGCAGGGTCTGCAGGAGCAGCCGACCGGGCGGGCAGTGGATCGGTTCGAGCTCGTTGACCGTCAGCAGGGCGCGACCCTCGGGGTTCGTGAACGTGCGGGAGTCCCGCGGCCCGTTCGGCAGGACGAAGCCGTCCTCGCGGCGGATCTGCTCGTTGTACCCCTCGCAGCCCGGCACGACCCGTCCGATGTGATCGCGGATCGTGTCGTAGTCGTCCTCGAACGCCTGCCAGGCGATGCCCGAGTCCTCGCCGAGCGTCGCTCGCGCGAGGCGCGTGATGATCGCGACCTCGGAGAGCAGACCGGGCGCTGCCGGCGGGATGCGGCCGTGCGAGGCATGGACAGCGCACACCGAGTCCTCCACGCTGACCATCTGCGGCCCGCTCGCCTGCAGGTCGATCTCGGTGCGCCCGAGGGTCGGCAGGATGATCGCCGCCTCGCCCGTGACCGCGTGCGAGCGGTTGAGCTTCGTGGAGATCTGCACGGACAGCTGCGTTCCACGGATCGCGGCCTCGGCGGCGGCGGTGTCGGAGATCGCCGCGACGAAGTTGCCGCCGAGCGAGATCCAGGTGCGGACCTCGCCCCGCTGCATCGCTCGGATCGCGTTCACCGCGTCGACCCCGTGCTCCCGCGGCATCGGGACCGCGAACTCACGCTCCATGGCGGCGAGGAAGGACTCGGGCATCTGCTCCCAGATACCCATCGTCCGGTCGCCCTGCACGTTGCTGTGCCCGCGGATCGGCGACGCACCGGCGCCGGGCTTGCCGATGTTCCCGCGGAGGAGGAGCAGGTTGATGATCTCCTTGATCCCGTTGACCGCCGCCTTGTGCTGGGTCAGACCCATGGCCCAGGTGACGATCGTCGCGTTCGACGCGATGTAGCGCTCGGCGAGTTCGTCGATCTGCTCGCTCGTGAGGCCGGTCGCCTCGAGCACCGCAGCCTCGTCGAGGTCGGCCAGGTGGGCCGTCAGCTCCTCGAGTCCGAGGCAGTGCTCGGCGAGGAACGCGTGGTCGAGGATCGTCCCCGGAGCCGCCGCCTCGGCCTCCAGGACCCGCTTCGAGACCGCCTGCAGCAGCGCCATGTCGCCGCCGAGCCGGATCTGCAGGAACTGGTCGGAGATGACCGTGCCGCGCCCGACCATGCCGCGGACCGTCTGCGGGTTCTTGTACCGCTCGAGCGCCGCCTCTGGCAGCGGGTTCACCGAGACGATCGTCGCGCCCGCCTGCTTCGCGTCCTCGAGCGCCGTGAGCATGCGGGGATGGTTCGTGCCCGGGTTCTGGCCCATCACGATGATGAGGTCGGCCTGCTCGAAGTCCTCGTACCGGATGGTCGACTTCCCGACACCGATGACCTCGCCGAGCGCCGTGCCGGTGGACTCGTGGCACATGTTCGAACAGTCGGGGAGGTTGTTGGTCCCGAAGGCGCGAACGAAGAGCTGATAGACGAACGCCGCCTCGTTCGACGCCCGGCCGCTCGTGTAGAACACGGCTTCGTCGGGGGACTCCTGACCGCGCAGCTGCTCGCCGACGATGGCGAACGCCTCGTCCCAACTCACCGGCCGGTAGTGGTCCGAACCGGCCGGCTTGTAGACGGGCTCCGACAGTCGCCCCTGCATGCCGAGCCAGTACTCCGATTTGTCGGCGAGATCGGTGAGCGAGTGTTCGGCCCAGAAGGCGCTCGGGATGACGACCGGCGTCGCCTCCCAGATGACGGCCTTTGCGCCGTTCTCGCAGAACTCGAGCTTCTTGCGGTCGTCCGGGTCGGGCCAGGCGCAGCTCATGCAGTCGAAGCCGCCGCGCTGGTTGATCGAGGTGAACAGCTCCGCGGTCCGCTTCGGCCCGAGTTGCCGGAGGGCGGGCTCCATCGAGTGCAGGATGCCGGGCAGGCCGACGGCGACGTGCTTCGGTTGGCTGACCTCGATGTCGGCGTCCGTGACGTCCTCGACGGGCGGTTCGGCGCTCATGCGTTCGCTCCGGTCTGGAGTGCTGCTGGTGCCGAGCCTTCGGCCGGGTCGGCGAGTCGACGTGCTCCGCTGTAGACGACCATCGAGTCGCCACGGAGGAAGCCGACGAGCGTCATCCCGAGTTCGGTGGCCAGTTCGGCGGCGAGCGACGACGGAGCGGAGACTGCTGCGAGCATCGGGATGCCGGCCATCGAGGCCTTCTGCGTGAGCTCGAAACTCGCGCGACCCGACACCATCAGGACCATGGAGCGGAGCGGGAGCAACCCCTCCTTCGCCGCCCATCCGACGACCTTGTCGACGGCGTTGTGTCGGCCGACGTCCTCGCGGAGGACGAGCATCTCGCCGGTCCGGGCGTCGAACAGGCCTGCGGCGTGCAGACCGCCGGTGCGCTCGAAGACCGCCTGCTGTGCCCGGAGGCGGTCGGGGAAGGTCACCAGGAGCGCCGGATCGAGGCGAAAGTCGTCGTCCGCGACGGAGTACCGCGAACTCGTCCGGACGGCGTCGATGCTCGCCTTGCCGCAGAGGCCGCACGAGCTGGTGGTGAAGAAGTTCCGTTCCAGGCTCGGATCCGGAGCGGGAACGCCGGGCGAGAGGGCGACGTCGAGCACGTTGTACGTGTTGACACCTTCGTCCGTCGCGCCGGCGCAGTACCGCGCGGTCCGGACGTCGTCACCCCGACCGATGACGCCCTCAGAGACGAGGAAGCCGATCGCGAGGTCGACGTCGTGGCCGGGCGTCCGCATCGTGATGGCGAGCGAACGACCACCGACGCGGATCTCGAGCGGCTCCTCGACGGCGAGGACGTCCTCGCGGGTGCGTGCGGGCTGTCCCACCGTGATGCGGGTGACGCGTCTGCGCGCCGTGATGCGAGTCATGGCTCATGGCTATCACCACCATCGGACGAGGGCAAGGTGCCTCACCGGATCCGCAGCCGCCTCGGGGGCTGGATCGCGGCTTAGGCTGGTGCCATGTCCGTCGATGCGATCATCCTCGCGGGAGGGCGGTCCTCCCGCCTCGGCGGCGTCGCGAAGGCGTCGTTGCTCCGCGACGGGCGGACGCTCCTCCAGCTCGCGATCGATGCTGCGCGGGCGGCCGGCGGCCGTGTCGTCGTGGTCGGCCCCGAGCTCGAGACGACCGCTCCGGTCCGCTTCGTCCGCGAGCGCCCCGCCTTCGGCGGCCCCGCTGCGGCCATCGCGGCGGGCCTGGACGCCCTGCGTGACGGCGTCGCGACCGAGGGCCCCGCACAGGTCGCCGTCCTCGCCTGCGACATGCCGGATGCCGCGCCGGCGCTCGCCGTGGTGCTCGAGGCAGCCGCCGCCACGGCCGGGACCGATGCCGACGGCTGGGTCGCGGTCGACGACTCCGGTCGTGAGCAGTCGCTGCTCGCCGTCTACCACCGGGAGGCCCTGGAACGCCGGGTCGCCGAACTCCGGGCGTCACAACCCGGCGGTGGCCTCGCGGGTGTCTCCGTCCGCCAGCTGCTCGCCGGACTCGTCCTCCGCCAGGTGTCCGTTCCCGACGGCGGCTCGGCCGACGTCGACACCTGGGCCGACGCCGCCGAACTCGGGGTCGACACCGCCGGCGAGTCGCCGGTGCCGGACATGTCCACCACTCCGACCGCCGACCCTGAGGAGCGTCTCCCATGACCGATGACCTGCACGCCGTCCTCGCGGACTGGACCGAACGAGTGTCCGCCGAGCTGGAGCTCGGCGACGTCGGGGTCGACATCGACGCGGTCCTCGGACTCGCGGGCACGGCCGCGCACGCCGTGCGGCGTCCCGCCGCCCCGCTCACCACCTACCTCGTCGGTATCGCGGTCGGGAAGGCGCTCGCGAGCGGTGCGGATCCGGTCGCCGCCGCCGAGGCTGCGACCGCGGCCGTCGAACGGCTGGTCGCCTCGGACACGACCGCATGACGAGGGCCTCCTGGTGGGACGCTCGCAGCATCGCGCATGCGACGGGTGCGGCGCATCGGTCCGACGTCGTCGACACCCTGACGCTCGCCGAGGCCCTCGGACACGTGCTCGCGGCGCCGCTCGTCTCGCCCATCGCGATCCCGCACTATGCCTCCTCGGCGATGGACGGCTGGGTGGTGGCCGGGAGCGGCCCGTGGACCCTGCTGACCGGTGAGGACGCCGAGCGCGCGCGGTCGGTCGGACTCGGCGACGGTGTCGCGGTCGACGTCCTGACCGGTGGGCTGATCCCGTCGGGCGCCGATGCGGTCCTCCAACTGGA from Plantibacter flavus includes these protein-coding regions:
- the fdhD gene encoding formate dehydrogenase accessory sulfurtransferase FdhD is translated as MTRITARRRVTRITVGQPARTREDVLAVEEPLEIRVGGRSLAITMRTPGHDVDLAIGFLVSEGVIGRGDDVRTARYCAGATDEGVNTYNVLDVALSPGVPAPDPSLERNFFTTSSCGLCGKASIDAVRTSSRYSVADDDFRLDPALLVTFPDRLRAQQAVFERTGGLHAAGLFDARTGEMLVLREDVGRHNAVDKVVGWAAKEGLLPLRSMVLMVSGRASFELTQKASMAGIPMLAAVSAPSSLAAELATELGMTLVGFLRGDSMVVYSGARRLADPAEGSAPAALQTGANA
- a CDS encoding FdhF/YdeP family oxidoreductase, with product MSAEPPVEDVTDADIEVSQPKHVAVGLPGILHSMEPALRQLGPKRTAELFTSINQRGGFDCMSCAWPDPDDRKKLEFCENGAKAVIWEATPVVIPSAFWAEHSLTDLADKSEYWLGMQGRLSEPVYKPAGSDHYRPVSWDEAFAIVGEQLRGQESPDEAVFYTSGRASNEAAFVYQLFVRAFGTNNLPDCSNMCHESTGTALGEVIGVGKSTIRYEDFEQADLIIVMGQNPGTNHPRMLTALEDAKQAGATIVSVNPLPEAALERYKNPQTVRGMVGRGTVISDQFLQIRLGGDMALLQAVSKRVLEAEAAAPGTILDHAFLAEHCLGLEELTAHLADLDEAAVLEATGLTSEQIDELAERYIASNATIVTWAMGLTQHKAAVNGIKEIINLLLLRGNIGKPGAGASPIRGHSNVQGDRTMGIWEQMPESFLAAMEREFAVPMPREHGVDAVNAIRAMQRGEVRTWISLGGNFVAAISDTAAAEAAIRGTQLSVQISTKLNRSHAVTGEAAIILPTLGRTEIDLQASGPQMVSVEDSVCAVHASHGRIPPAAPGLLSEVAIITRLARATLGEDSGIAWQAFEDDYDTIRDHIGRVVPGCEGYNEQIRREDGFVLPNGPRDSRTFTNPEGRALLTVNELEPIHCPPGRLLLQTLRSHDQFNTTIYSLNDRYRGIKKGRNVVFVNPDDLRDLGLEDGQTVDVFSEWAGQPDRELRGFRVVSYPTARGCAAAYFPEANVLVPLDSTADRSNTPVSKAIVVRLQPAA
- a CDS encoding (R)-mandelonitrile lyase; the protein is MQIQPKPATIKNPAEQFTGDVYLDLLAAPQQDGQHMVVAKVRFLPGARTAWHSHANGQTLHVTEGVALMGTRDGAVLVVRPGQTVYTPPGEEHWHGATPDDYMEHLAMFEQADDPAMSTTWLEHVAEADYHRP
- the mobA gene encoding molybdenum cofactor guanylyltransferase, with the translated sequence MSVDAIILAGGRSSRLGGVAKASLLRDGRTLLQLAIDAARAAGGRVVVVGPELETTAPVRFVRERPAFGGPAAAIAAGLDALRDGVATEGPAQVAVLACDMPDAAPALAVVLEAAAATAGTDADGWVAVDDSGREQSLLAVYHREALERRVAELRASQPGGGLAGVSVRQLLAGLVLRQVSVPDGGSADVDTWADAAELGVDTAGESPVPDMSTTPTADPEERLP
- a CDS encoding DUF6457 domain-containing protein is translated as MTDDLHAVLADWTERVSAELELGDVGVDIDAVLGLAGTAAHAVRRPAAPLTTYLVGIAVGKALASGADPVAAAEAATAAVERLVASDTTA
- a CDS encoding alpha/beta fold hydrolase, which gives rise to MRKLLKVPLISIATIAGLVAAGLATTSIVNAVASSSEAGELQPYGQTVDVDGKDMNVVISGSGAETIVLLPGQGTAAPGLDFEPLVDELRDQYRVVVVEPFGYGLSDQTDVPRTSANIAGEVHAALQHLGIDRYVLAGHSIAGVYALEYLERFRAEVTAFIGIDTSVPTQPGSDEPTPTDGVEALQALGILRLLTAIAPDPYEGLPYDADTKRQLAILTNRNAMSPTLLDEIAHTPGNFQAARSQAFPADLPILMFVVGDDPELSDWVPLHEEQLAGVERGELVRLDGGHYLHHTEATVMGEDIERFLADTPGD